One genomic segment of Stigmatopora argus isolate UIUO_Sarg chromosome 1, RoL_Sarg_1.0, whole genome shotgun sequence includes these proteins:
- the LOC144075415 gene encoding polyhomeotic-like protein 2: protein MTAGNGNTNSSQHKRERKPAQSVLKSHILTHLIEGFVIQEGAEPFPVEHPSFSVDCLRRHASDSRMNGLSPKDSKGRQEPMLTCELCGKVDFAYVFRKSKRFCSTLCAKRHNIGCTKRTGLFPNRKSTPEDSKKERQLTETPKNSCLGAKHKMSSCMWNSPGHLTQPAQGESSQCSDLAVYTQDRQRGAQARGPQIPRDPGQWNVDEVYVFICSLPGCVEIAEGFRSQEIDGQALLLLKEDHLMGAMNIKLGPALKIAAQIGMLKDL, encoded by the exons ATGACCGCCGGGAATGGCAATACAAACAGTAGCCAACACAAACGAGAGCGCAAGCCAGCCCAGTCTGTACTTAAATCACACATCCTGACCCACTTAATAGAGGGCTTTGTTATCCAGGAGGGTGCTGAGCCTTTCCCT gtggaaCATCCTTCTTTCTCAGTTGATTGCCTCAGGAGACACGCGTCTGACTCAAGAATGAACGGGCTTTCGCCAAAGG ATTCAAAGGGTCGACAAGAGCCCATGCTTACCTGTGAGCTTTGTGGCAAGGTGGACTTTGCGTATGTCTTCAGAAAGTCTAAGAGGTTCTGTTCAACGCTATGTGCAAAAAG ACACAATATTGGATGCACGAAAAGAACGGGACTCTTCCCGAATCGAAAATCCACCCCAGAGGACTCGAAGAAAGAAAGACAACTGACCGAAACGCCCAAAAATTCTTGTCTGGGGGCTAAACACAAG ATGTCTTCCTGCATGTGGAACTCTCCTGGTCACTTGACGCAACCTGCACAAGGAGAATCCAGCCAATGTTCAGACTTGGCCGTCTATACTCAAGACCGCCAGCGGGGTGCTCAGGCACGAGGGCCCCAAATCCCGAGGGACCCCGGCCAGTGGAATGTAGACGAAGTTTACGTCTTCATCTGCTCTCTACCAG GTTGCGTGGAGATTGCGGAGGGCTTTCGTTCGCAAGAAATCGACGGTCAGGCTCTCCTCCTGCTGAAGGAGGACCATCTCATGGGGGCCATGAACATCAAACTGGGACCCGCACTGAAGATTGCTGCCCAAATTGGAATGCTCAAAGACTTATAG
- the LOC144073500 gene encoding uncharacterized protein LOC144073500, which produces MSSLELMKKQCLGSGTRSSASLKRRFIRKGRVSPRTNSKNLNTDCHHYRCFIFSKSGSGRTVRRVVTACVLSFLALLASVSTDLSSNFQLLRSTEAAYQELASCRTLAILHLVGELQTMRHLLSKDGIKKFNGSALPTVDLCGDSDLYGLRCHVEVSEFCQDIERSVHSLMNASSDANGTNENVTSSLNVFIGGLLDMWSKVDDILSKARHDSNWRNVLSARLLLTFIELNSQLMDFPFMAAFPAFQEKWTFILKHLSFAALMTEQMHDCWLENIDGKVNSSLDFRNTFNTNIWELTDLGKDLPGSHAGLQALNKTRQCLFGRALPLLQMAYRSVSSGLSRKISFLTLACLIYPVIMFSFKQMTEWIENYAHSLKEKTEDLRRQRKLAEDLLHQMLPKSVARQLRRHKHVEAESYEKVTIFFSDIVGFTSISASCAPLQVVEMLNNLYVCFDTRIESYDVYKVETIGDAYMVVSGLPERNGDRHSDEIAKMALDLVAAVRQVAIPHMPNQRLQLRAGIHTGPCVAGIVGYKMPRYCLFGDTVNTASRMESTSLPQKIHASSETYLALVKNYTYELQLRGEIEVKGKGKMNTYWLIGHKNFSVQNDSLVCHWNPNKARKKKTEASSDASIGHSSVTVQSLSENSSTPVPKHTPPHLPPEKPSLSVDGHLGSSESKCDILPGCTNNNNNNNNLSHYWNLYKRIRDS; this is translated from the exons ATGTCATCTTTGGAATTGATGAAAAAACAGTGTCTTGGATCAGGGACACGGTCCTCTGCTTCTCTAAAAAGACGATTTATTAGAAAGGGAAGAGTGTCTCCAAGGACCAACTCCAAAAATTTGAACACTGACTGCCATCATTACAG GTGTTTCATATTCTCCAAATCCGGCAGTGGCCGCACCGTTCGAAGGGTTGTGACAGCGTGCGTCCTCTCTTTCCTGGCCTTGCTGGCTTCTGTATCCACTGATCTCAGCTCCAATTTTCAGTTGCTCCGCTCAACAGAAGCTGCTTACCAAGAGCTGGCTTCATGCCGAACACTAGCCATCTTGCATCTGGTCGGTGAGCTTCAAACGATGCGTCACCTCTTAAGCAAAGATGGAATTAAAAAGTTCAACGGTTCTGCGTTGCCGACGGTGGATCTGTGTGGTGATTCCGATCTCTATGGGCTCCGCTGCCATGTCGAAGTGTCGGAATTTTGTCAGGACATTGAAAGGAGCGTCCACTCGTTAATGAATGCGTCATCTGATGCAAATGGAACGAATGAAAACGTCACTTCTTCTCTGAATGTGTTCATCGGAGGGCTTCTCGACATGTGGTCAAAGGTAGACGACATTCTGAGCAAAGCCAGACACGACTCAAACTGGAGAAACGTACTATCCGCCAGGCTTCTGCTTACGTTCATCGAGCTCAACTCGCAGTTAATGGACTTTCCTTTTATGGCGGCTTTTCCTGCTTTTCAGGAGAAGTGGACTTTTATACTAAAGCACCTGAGTTTTGCTGCTCTCATGACAGAACAAATGCATGACTGCTGGTTAGAGAACATTGATGGAAAGGTCAACTCCAGCTTGGATTTTAGAAATACCTTTAACACCAATATTTGGGAGCTCACAGATTTAGGAAAAGATCTGCCCGGGTCTCACGCTGGTCTTCAAGCTTTAAATAAGACTCGGCAGTGCTTGTTTGGTCGTGCGCTACCTCTACTTCAAATGGCCTATCGTTCAGTGTCTTCGGGCCTCAGTAGGAAGATCAGCTTTCTGACACTCGCCTGCCTCATCTACCCAGTGATCATGTTCTCCTTCAAGCAAATGACCGAGTGGATTGAAAACTACGCGCATAGTTTGAAAGAGAAGACAGAAGACCTACGGCGGCAGAGAAAACTGGCTGAAGATCTTCTGCACCAAATGCTGCCAAAGTCCGTCGCCAGGCAGCTGCGCCGGCATAAACACGTGGAGGCGGAGAGCTATGAGAAG gtgaccatttttttctccgacATTGTCGGTTTCACTTCCATCTCGGCCTCCTGTGCTCCTCTCCAAGTTGTGGAGATGCTCAACAACCTCTATGTTTGCTTTGACACGCGAATCGAATCCTATGATGTGTACAAG GTGGAAACGATTGGGGACGCGTACATGGTGGTGAGCGGACTCCCCGAGAGGAATGGGGACCGGCACTCTGACGAGATTGCTAAAATGGCTCTGGACCTTGTGGCTGCCGTCCGGCAGGTGGCCATCCCTCACATGCCCAACCAGAGGCTACAACTCCGAGCTGGAATTCACACAG GTCCATGTGTGGCAGGAATAGTAGGCTACAAAATGCCGAGATACTGTCTGTTTGGCGACACGGTTAATACAGCATCAAGAATGGAGTCTACCAGCCTGC CTCAAAAAATCCACGCTAGTTCCGAAACCTACTTGGCCCTCGTCAAAAACTATACTTATGAGCTGCAGCTTCGTGGAGAGATTGAAGTCAAG GGAAAAGGCAAAATGAATACCTACTGGTTGATTGGCCACAAGAACTTCAGTGTCCAGAATGACAGTTTGGTTTGCCACTGGAATCCTAACAAggcaagaaaaaagaaaaccgaGGCAAGCAGTGATGCTTCAATTGGACAC TCCTCGGTGACAGTGCAGAGCCTGAGTGaaaactccagcaccccagtgCCCAAACACACACCACCGCATCTTCCACCGGAAAAACCCAGCCTTAGTGTGGATGGTCATTTGGGCAGCAGTGAATCCAAATGTGACATTCTTCCTGgctgtacaaataacaacaacaacaacaacaacctcagTCATTATTGGAACTTGTATAAAAGAATAAGAGATTCTTAA